In the genome of Labeo rohita strain BAU-BD-2019 chromosome 24, IGBB_LRoh.1.0, whole genome shotgun sequence, one region contains:
- the prdm14 gene encoding PR domain zinc finger protein 14 encodes MSVSLSSHPAVRDRSLGVYPSLPGTHYTDVLKGAHSIFHPLKSLGRMVTDAQTILPFNFAGTPSFFGHNSHQTAVFHEQILNVSSMPYFQHMQPSQSMYTRHDEQSTGSPSEFSSPSSGKSSSASSTPVKDSFSCLQAADPSPEHTRTYSFTEEDLFTVLYGYSKKQGQNVGHAISGLSFPPGAADRHLLPVDTEGFELPDGLLILQTNCGSLSHYGVFADKSTIPKGTRFGPFQGKLVNTSEIKTYDDNTLMWEIFENGRLSHFVDGRGAPGNWMSLVKCARFPEEQNLIAVQCEGQIYYEACKEIRAGQELLVWYGDCYVQFLGIPLTLKEFIDDTEPLPAEDSGEGFKCDRCGKVFAYKYYRDKHLKYTRCVDQGDRKFPCHLCNRSFEKRDRLRIHILHVHEKHRPHKCSVCGKSFSQSSSLNKHMRVHSGERPYKCVYCNKAFTASSILRTHIRQHSGERPFKCKHCGKAFASHAAHDSHVRRTHSKDKPFSCDVCGTTFQEAQELKYHMKTHKKRPILDSTVVVLPGDENSLFPTKDSLHAQKQLGDNFSFPGMTGITSEYRPWN; translated from the exons ATGTCGGTGTCTCTCTCCAGTCACCCCGCAGTGAGGGACAGGAGTCTGGGTGTCTACCCGTCTCTGCCCGGCACGCACTACACAGACGTCCTCAAGGGCGCGCACAGCATCTTCCATCCGCTCAAGTCTCTGGGCCGCATGGTGACCGACGCACAAACAATCTTGCCGTTTAACTTCGCCGGGACTCCGTCTTTTTTCGGCCACAACAGCCACCAGACCGCGGTGTTCCACGAACAGATCCTCAACGTGTCCAGCATGCCATATTTCCAGCACATGCAGCCGTCACAAAGCATGTACACCAGACATGACGAGCAGAGCACCGGCTCTCCGTCCGAGTTCAGCAGCCCGTCTAGTGGAAAGTCTTCCTCGGCTTCGTCCACTCCGGTTAAGGACAGTTTCAGCTGCCTGCAGGCCGCAGATCCATCGCCAGAACATACGCGCACCTACAGTTTCACAGAGGAAGACCTCTTCACAGTCCTGTACGGATATTCCAAAAAACAAGGGCAAAATGTTGGACATGCCATCTCTGGATTATCATTTCCTCCCGGTGCAG CTGATCGCCATCTTCTTCCTGTTGATACCGAAGGATTTGAACTTCCAGACG gtttattgATTCTTCAAACTAATTGTGGAAGCCTTTCCCATTATGGAGTATTTGCTGATAAAAGCACAATTCCAAAAGGCACCAGGTTTGGGCCGTTTCAGGGCAAGCTAGTGAACACAAGTGAGATCAAAACCTATGATGACAACACTCTCATGTGGGAG ATCTTTGAGAACGGCCGCTTGAGTCATTTTGTGGATGGAAGAGGCGCTCCAGGGAATTGGATGTCCTTGGTAAAGTGCGCTCGCTTTCCCGAAGAGCAGAACCTGATTGCGGTTCAGTGTGAAGGCCAGATATACTACGAGGCCTGCAAAGAGATCCGAGCCGGTCAAGAACTCTTGGTCTGGTATGGAGACTGCTATGTGCAGTTTCTAGGCATTCCTCTCACCCTCAAGGAGTTTATTGATGACACTGAACCGCTTCCAGCTGAAG ATTCTGGAGAGGGTTTCAAGTGTGATCGCTGTGGTAAAGTGTTTGCTTACAAGTACTACAGAGACAAGCACCTGAAATATACGAGGTGCGTGGATCAGGGCGACAGAAAGTTCCCCTGCCATCTCTGCAACAGGTCTTTCGAGAAGAGGGACCGGCTTCGAATCCACATTCTCCATGTGCATGAAAAACACAGACCACATAAG TGCTCCGTGTGCGGCAAAAGTTTCTCGCAATCCTCCAGTCTGAACAAACACATGCGCGTCCACTCAGGAGAGCGGCCTTACAAATGTGTCTACTGTAACAAG gCGTTCACGGCCTCCAGCATCCTCCGCACTCACATCCGCCAGCACTCCGGCGAGCGGCCGTTCAAGTGTAAACACTGCGGGAAAGCGTTCGCCTCTCACGCGGCCCACGACAGCCATGTCCGACGGACACACTCCAAAGACAAGCCCTTCTCCTGCGACGTGTGTGGAACCACTTTCCAAGAAGCACAAGAGTTGAAATATCACATGAAGACGCACAAAA AACGACCAATTTTGGACAGCACTGTTGTTGTTCTTCCTGGAGATGAAAACTCGCTCTTCCCCACCAAAGATTCTTTACATGCACAGAAACAGCTGGGAGACAATTTCTCTTTTCCCGGGATGACCGGCATCACCTCCGAATACAGACCCTGGAACTAA